The region TCCTTCTCCGGGCGGAACGGATCGAGCCGGACCTTGTGCGTACCGGCGGCGTGCACCCGGCGCTCCACGCCGAGCTTCTCCAACAACCCGGTCAGCCCGAAGCTCGCGCTGACCACGCCGACGGAGCCGACCATCGACGTCGGATGCGCGTAGACCTCGTCGGCCGCGCAGGCCAACCAGTAGCCGCCGGAAGCCGCGACGTCCTCGCAGAACGCCAGCACCGGCACCTTCTTCTCCTCGGCCAAGCCCCGGATCCGGTCGGCCACCAGCGCCGACTGGGTCGCCGCCCCGCCCGGCGAGTTGATCGACAGCACCACGGCGCTGAGCCGGTCATGCCCGAACGCGCGGGTCAGCGCGGATTCCACGGTCTGCAGCGAAATCGTCGGCCGGCTCATCGGCGACGGCGTCGGCGTGATGACGCCGTGCAGCTTCACCACCGCGACAACCGGTCCACGCTCGGCGCGCTCGGCGAGCTTGCCCGGCAGCTTCGAGGACAACTTCCCGGTCAACATGTCGGTGAACTTCTGCGGCGCCTTTTCGTCCATACCTCGACGTTACCGGCTCAAGTGAGGCCCGGCCGCCAACCCGACGTTCGACTCGTCGATCGACTGCGGCGGAACCGGTCGCACGCCCGGCGCGAACTTCGGCACCCGCATGATGACCTTCATGCCCGCGCCCTTCTCGGTCTCCACGACCAGGCCGTAGTCGTTGCCGAAGGTGGCCCGCATCCGGTTGTTGATGTTGCCGAGCCCGACGTGCGCGCCGGTCAGGTGCGCGTTGGTCAGTTCCGCGTCGAGCAACTCCGGATCCATCCCGATGCCGTCGTCGTCCACGCTGATCAACGCCTCGGTGCCGTTGTCCTTGGCGATCACCGACACGGTGCCGCCGCCGGGCTTGTTCGCCAGCCCGTGCCGGACGGCGTTTTCCACGAGTGGTTGCAGCGCCAGGAACGGCACCACCACCGGCAGCACCTCCGGGGCGATCCTGAGCTGCACGTTCAGCCGGTCGGGACCGAAGCGGGCGCTCTCCAGCGTGAGGTAGCGGTCGATGTTGCGGATCTCGTCGGCCAGCGTCGTGTAGAGGCCGGTGGTGCGGAACGAGTAGCGAGTGAAGTCGGCGAACTCCTGCAGCAGGTCCCGCGCGTGCTCCGGATCGGTGCGGATCAGCGACCCGATGGTGTTCAGCGCGTTGTAGATGAAATGCGGCGAGATCTGCGCCCGCAGCGCGCGCACCTCGGCCTTGGCCAGCCGCTCCTTGGACTCCTGCAGTTCGGCCAGTTCCAGCTGGGTCGACACATGATTGGCCACCTCGGCAGCCCCGCGCAGCAGCCGCTTGCGGTCGCCGCCGGCGATGACGGCTAACGCGCCGCGGTTCTCGCCCTCGACCTCCAGCGGCACCACCACGGCGTGCCGCATCGGACAGGGCCGCTGATCGCAGGTCACGTCGCCGTGGTCGAGGAACTCGCGCTTGCCGGTGCGCAGCACCTGCTCGATCTTGATCCGCAGGTCCGCGTAGTGGTGGTTGGCCTCGCCATCCCAGCTCAACAGGGTGCCGTCGGCGTCGACGATCCCGACGGCGACGCAGGCCAGCAGCTCCCGCAAGTGCGGTGCGGTCTTGTCCGCGGATTCCTGGGTCATCCCCGCCCGCAGGTAGGGGGCCGCGCTGGTCACCCGGTGCAACGCCGCCAACGTGGCGTCCTCCACTGAGGCGCTCACCCGGCGCGCCCGGCACAGCAGCACGAACATACCGAGCACGGCGAGTGCGGCGAGCGTGGTCAGGACCGTCCGCTCAGTCAACATCTCGGGCACAACATCAATCTTCACGGCCACCACGGATGGAATCAAGACGGCTACGCTCAGTGCGCTGGTTCCGTCGATAAGCGGTACCTTGCTCTTCCATTCAGCGGGAACAAGTGGTTCAACCAGCGGCTATGGCCTGTGCACAACCGCCCAAGATGTCCACAGCCTGTGGACAACTACTTCAGCAGCCGCGACATCCGGCGGTCCGCCAACACTTTGCCGCCGGTCTGGCAGGTCGGGCAATACTGCATCGACCGGTCCGCGAACGAGACCTCCCGCACGGCGTCACCGCACACCGGGCACGGCAATCCGGCGCGTCCGTGCACCCGCATCCCCGAGCGTTTCTCCGCCTTCAGCCGCGCCGCGTCCTGCTTGAGCGAGCGCTGCACGGCATCACGCAAGATCTCCTGCATGCTGCCCCGCAACCGCTCGATCGCGGCGGCGTCGAGTTTGCCCGCGGTCGCGAAGGGCGACAGCTTCGCGGCGTGCAAGATCTCATCGGAATAAGCGTTGCCGATCCCGGCCAGCGCGGACTGCTCGGTGAGCAGCGTCTTGATCCGCTCGGTGCGCCCCGCCAAGACCGCGGTCAACCCGTCGACGTCCAAGCTCAACGCATCCGGTCCCAACTTCGCGATCCCCGGCACCTCCTCGGGCGCGGCGACGACCCAGGCCGCCAGCTTCTTCTGGGTGCCTGCCTCGGTCAGATCGAAACCCGCGCCGCCCAGATGCACCCGCAGCGCGATCGGCCCCCTGCCGGGCTTCGGCGGCGTCGGCGACAAGTTGTCCGACCAGCGCAACCAACCAGCCCGCGCCAAATGGAAGACCAGGTGCAGCCCATCGCAAACCAGATCGAGGTACTTGCCGTGCCGCACCGCACCGGTGACCGCACGACCATGCAGCTCCGTCCACGGCGGACTGGCTGTCTTCAACACGCTCATCGACGCGACATCAATGCGCGCGACGGACCGGCCCACGGCGTTGTCGCGGAGGTGCTGGGCCAACGCCTCCACCTCGGGAAGTTCCGGCACCGGTCCAGTGTGCCGCACCGCGAACGACCTGTGTGCCTTCCGAGTGACCAGCGCAACCCGAAAGCCGCACGACTACTCCACGGGCTGCAAGCCGCCGTTCATGTCCGGCTCCGCGTACAGCTCGATGTGCCGCGACACCAAGGACATCTCCTGGCGCACGTCAACGAAACCGCGAACCACGCCCACCCAGGTCTCCGGCGGGTTCTCATCGTGATCCCCCGGCGTCGCGGCCGTGATCGTCCACGGCCGCCGCAACACCCAGCGGACCGGGAAGAACAACACGGCCACAACCAGCAGCAAGATCAACCAGCCCGGCACGATCACCTCGGGCGGCGTCCACACTACGAACATCACGACCAGGAACAAGAACACCGCCCCCATCAGGACGGCCGGCGCCGAGCCCCCGTTCACGTCGTGTTCGAACTCGTCCGCAGCGATCGGGTTGGACCACTCCAGACTCGCCTTGATGGTCCACTCCCGGCCGTCGGAACCCCGCACCACCCGGTTCATCGTCGCCTCCCCGCCCACCCGGGCTGGTCGCTCCGGAACATCGTCTCGCCACTCGAATGCCGTCGGTCACCGAGCGTGAAGCAACGGTACCGCGTGCGTCATGGGCCCGACGGGTGATAGTCGTCCCCAAAACCGGGCCCATTGTCGATCACAAGCGGCGTTCCGGCCAACCCCGAACGGGCGACCCGTCAAGCGCGGCGCAAACACCCCGCAGCCCGCCGCACCGGCAGATCGGCCGCCTGCCGGTATGCCTCCCGCAACCCGCGACGCGCACGGTGCGCCAACACCGCCGTCGCGTTCGGGGTGAGACCCAGCTGACCGGCGAGGCTGGCCGGCCGATGCCCCTCCACCTCGGTCCGCCACAAAACCTCACGCCAACGCGCAGGCAACCGGTGAAACGCGCGGGCCAACAACTCCCGCTCGGCCTGCACGAACTGGTGATCGCGCTGCCGAGGCGCGTACTCCCCCAGCTCATCGGCATTCATCAACTCGTCCCGGCGCGCCGCCGACCACTCCCCCAACACCCGACGCACCACCGTCAACAGGTAGGTGCGAATCACATCCCGAGGCCCGTGACCGGCCCGGACCGCGCGCAATGTGCGCAAGAACACCTCGGCGACCACATCATCGACGTCAATCCCCTGCCGCGGCATGCTCAACGCGAACCGCCGCACCGCGGGCGCATGCCGCCGGTACAGATCGCCATAAGCGAGATCATCACCGGCCCGCAACCGCTCCAGCAGCACCTGATCATCCGCAACGACGTCCCGACCCGTCCCCATGTGGACTCCCCCCAACGCCGACCGCGGCGAATACCGCACGACCGGCGCAATCGCTACCGTGGACCCCCGGACCACGGTGTCACCAGACACAACCCGGAGGTCGCAGTGGATCTCGACGAAGCCCGCGAAGTGATCGGCAGCCAACACCGTGCCGTGCTCAGCACGCTCCGCGCCGACGGCACCCCCCAGATGACACCGGTGCTGACCACCACGGACAGCTCCGGACACGTCACTGTCAGCACTGTTGCTGGCTCCGCCAAAGTGCGCAACCTGCGCCGCGACCCGCGCGCCTGGCTCTGTGTCCTACCCGACCAATTCTTCGGCCGCTGGATCCAAGTCGAAGGCACCGTCGAAATCGTCGAACTCCCCGCCGCCCTACCCCTCCTCGAGGAGTACTACCGCAGCATCTCCGGCGAACACGAAGACTGGGCCGCCTACCGCAAGTCCATGCAGGAAGAACACCGCGTCCTCCTGCGCCTCACGCCGACCCGCGCGGTCGACGCCCCAACCCGATAGAGACCCCCGCCGAACGGAGTTGAAACGATGCGTTAAAGTAGTCCCCAACAGCCCAGCAGGGCACTGAAGATGCGGATGTAGCGCAGCTGGTAGCGCATCACCTTGCCAAGGTGAGGGTCGCGGGTTCGAGTCCCGTCATCCGCTCGGGGACAGGGGACCTGTGTCTGCTTCGCAGACCTGGTCCCCTTGCCATTTCATTGGGGGGATCGAATCCCCCCAAACCCCCCTACGGTGCGGTGGTTGCCTTTCGTTGGCTCCTTACGATGGGGAACGTTCCCGGCCTGCTCAGCGACCAGCAACCCACACCACAGCCCCATCACCATCACAGCCCCATCACCACAGCTGATATCAGGGCCTCGACACCGTGGCGTTAGGTTTCCAGGCGGAAGCCTATTTTCAGCGTTACCTGGTAATGGGCCAGTTCATTGTCTTCTACGTGGCCCCTTACGTTCGTCACCTCGAACCAGTCCACGTTCCGCAGGGTTTGGGACGCTCGGTTCACCGCTCTTCTTATCGCGTCGTCCACTCCTACTTTCGAGGATCCCACTACTTCGGTTACGCGGTATACGTGGTCTGCCATGAAGTTGATGGTTGGGGGGCTGGGGGGTGATCGCAAGACGATGTTGTGGTGGGTCGGCGGCCTGGCGGCCGTCCTGCGGTGATGGTGTTAGTGGTCGGCCTTCGGCCGTGAGGTGAGGAGAGGTGGGGTGTTGGTCGGCCTTCGGCCGTGAGGTGAGGAGAGGTGGGGTGTTGGTCGGCCTTCGGCCGTGAGGTGAGGAGAGGTGGGGTGTTGGTCGGCCTTCGGCCGTTTGCGCTCGCTTGGCTGCCAGACGTACAATAATCTGTACGCAAGGAGGTGTCCGGTGAAGACAATGAGCTACTCGGAATCGCGGGCGAAGTACGCCGAGACCCTGGACTCGGTGGTCAACGATCGCGAAGAGATCGTGATCACCCGCGCAGGGCACGAGCCTGTCGTCATGGTGTCCCTTGACGACTACCAGTCCCTCAAGGAGACCGCCTACCTGCTGCGCAGCCCCGAGAACGCACGGCGTCTGATCACCGCCATCGAGCGGCTGGAATCCGGTGGTGGCACGCACCACGAGCTCGCCGAATGAAACTGATCTGGGATGAGCTCGCCTGGGCCGACTACGTCTGGTGGCAAACCGAAGACCGCAAAGTCCTCAAGCGCGTCAACACGCTCATCGAGGACATCGCCCGCAACGGCAACGAAGGCATCGGCAAGCCAGAGGCCCTGAAGCACGGGTTTCAGGGCTACTGGTCACGTCGAATCACCGACGAACACCGCTTGGTCTACAAGATCGCGGGTGACGAAATAAGAATTGCAACCTGCCGCTACCACTACGAGAAATAGTAGGCCCGGCGTCACGCACCCACCCGAGTCGAAGAGATCAGACCTCGTCCCCAAGCGGTCCCAAACCGGTAGGGCAAGCACCACCGGACTGGTCACTGAGCTGGACACCGGTGCCACCTAGGCCGCAGTAGCCGTTCGGGTTCTTGGCTTCGGACAGGTATTGCTGGTGGTAGGTCTCCGCGTAGTAGAAGTTCTGGAGGGGAGCTATTTCCGTGGTGATCGTGCCCAGGCCCGCTGCCGTCAGGGCCTTTTGGAACGCTTCCGCGCTGGCTTCGGCTTCGGCTCGTTGTTCGTCGTCCGCGTAGTAGATCGCCGAGCGGTACTGGGTGCCGATGTCGTTGCCCTGGCGCATGCCCTGGGTCGGGTCGTGGTTTTCCCAGAAGACCTTTAGGACCTGCTGGTAGCTGATCGCGGCCGGGTCGAAGACCACGAGGACCGCCTCGGTGTGGCCGGTCAGGCCGGAGCACACCTCTTCGTATGTCGGGTTCGGGGTGAAGCCGCCCGCGTAGCCCACCGCCGTCGACCACACGCCGCCGGTGCGCCAGAAGGTCCGCTCCGCTCCCCAAAAGCAGCCCATGCCGACCACCGCAGTGGCGTAGCCCGCCGGGAACGGCGGCACGATCCGGCGGTCCGGGAACACCGCGTGCCACTCCGCCACCGGAAGCGGGGTGGCACGGCCCGGCAGTGCCTCGGCCGGGTCGATCAGGCTGGTCTTGTCACCGAAAAGCGCCATGCACCCGAGGGTACGCGGCGGTCACGGATGGTCCGGCGCTTCCGGATACGGCGGGACCGGACGGGTCTCCTCCGCCGGCGTCGGCGGTGGCTCGGGGCGGGCGTGCCGACCAGGGGAGAGGCGGCCGGGAGGTCGGGACGACGGAGCCCGCCCGCCGTCCAAGTCGCCGGACAACCGCTTGGCCAGCACCGACTCCTCCGGCGGCGGAGCTGGCGGACGGACCGGCGGCGGGTCGGCCGGGGAACGGGTTCGCCCGTACTCCCGACCGAGCGGCTGCTGGGTGCCGTTCATCGGAAGCCCGTCGAGCCGGGTGCCGTTGTGGCCGTCTTGCCCGTTCGGTCTGGGCCCGCCGTCCACGTCGGCGCGGTTGGATCGGTTGCCGCCGTCCGGCGGGGGGCCGTTCGGCGAAGCACCTGTGCGCGGGGCGTTGTGCACCGGTGTGCCGTCCGGTGCAATCCAGGAGCGTCGCGCACCGCTGCGTGAAGCACCGATGCCACGGGGCGGAGTGCCCGTGCGAGGCGTGGGGCCTGCTGGGATGTCGGCACGCACCGGCGGGCGGGGTTGTGCGGGGCGGGGTTGTGCGGGGCGGGTCTGTTCGGCCGGGCTCGGATTCGGGTGGGCCGGTGTCAGCTTGGTCGACGGTTCCGGCGGGACTTTTCCGTTCCGGCTGGGAAGGGACCTCGGCAGCGCGCGAGGCGGCGACGGTACGCCGACCGCTGCCCCGTCGAACTCGTCCGGCTCATCAAGACGCTCTTCCGGCCAATCAAGCTCGTTCGGCTCGTCCTCGTCGGTCGGATCCAGGTCGTCAAAATCGTCCGGTGTCTCGGAATCGTCGATTTCGTTGAAGTCGTCGGCCGGTTCCCGTTCCCTCTTCCTCGGTTCCGGGCTGACGTAGTGCCGCAGTCTCATCGTCGGCTCTTCGATGAACGTCCACGACAGCGTGCCGAAGACGTAGGCCAGCGGAGCCGCGCAGATCAGCATCAGCCATTGGTTGGCGATCCCGGCCATCGCCAGCAACTGCTGGATCGGGAAGCCCCACACGTACACGCCGTAACTGCCGTTGACCCACACGCCCGGCACCGTCAGCCGGGACGGCCAGAAATGCCCGGCCACCACCACGGCGTAGCTGACCGCGAAGGCCATCCAGAACGACGCGGTGATGCTGTTGGGCATCAGCGCCAGCACCACGAGCCCGGCACCGGCCGCCAGCGGCGACAGCGGGATCCGGTACAGGTTCAGCACAACACCGAAGGCGAAGGCGACCAGGAACGCCACCAGCGACTCGATCGGCACGCTGAGGAACGAACCCGCCGACTCCGGACCGGGCAGTTGCTCCAGGTGCCGATCCCACGCGATGAGCCCGATCAGGGCGACGACCATCAGCCAGCGGTAACGGTGCTTCCCGCCGCCGAGCAACAGCAGCACATAGAGACCGCCGTAGGCAAGCAGCTCCATCGGCAGCGTCCACAGCGATCCATTCACCGCATTCGGCCAGGGGTTGTGCACGAACACACCGGGCAGTTCGTGTTTGAGGGTGAGCATCCCGGCGTTGTTGACGATGTAGCCCCAGGTGCCGTGGGCGGCGAAGTAGTCGCCGACGGACAGGGTCGTGATCATCGGACCGACGACCAGCGCCATGACGAACGAGACCGTGAGCATGGGCGGCCACAACCGCAAGACGCGTTTGGCCGCGAACCGCACCGGATGCGGGTCTCGAACCCAACTTTCCGTGATCTGGAAGCCGCTCATCGCGAAGAAACCCATGAGGACGCCCTCGTCGGGCTGCAGCGGCCACTCCGGCGGAAACAGTTCGCCCGTGCCGACCAACGGCGAACTGTGCCCGTAGATGACCAGCACGGCGCCGATCATGCGGATCCAGGCGAACCCGTGATGTGGCTCGGCGAACCACTCCGGGCGGGTGTGGACGACCCGCGCGTCATCCACCCAGATCACCCCATCAAGTCATGTCCCCGACCGGAGAAGTCAACGCTGCGTAGCCTAACTCGGGTCTCGATGGTTGTGGTCCTTTTACCTTCTGGTGGCCCAGTCCGACCAGACCGCGAGTCGGATCGTTATCCGGCCGGTGCACCCCGGACCCGGTTGCGGGTGCCAGAATGGCGGTCGATCGCAAGTGGGGGCGTTCGAGGAAAAATCCGGAAAGGGCGCATCGGTGACCTGGCAAGACGAGTTGCAGAATCTCGACGCCGAACTCGCGGCAGGGCGAATTTCCGCCGAGGAGTACCGCCAGCGGCGAGACGCCGTGCTCGGCCGGGCCCAGGACGGGCAGAATGGGCCTTCGTCCGGCGGTTTCCCGCAGCAGCAGCCGCACGCAGGCACGCCATCAGGCGGTTTCCCGCAGCAGCAACCACAGCAACAGGCCAACCCGTTCCCGCCGGCGTTCAGCTGGGGAGATGCCGCCGCCCAAGGCGCGCAGCAGCAATCACAGCAAGGCGGTGTGCCGGAGGAAGCCACGCAGGTCGTGCCGAACCCGCTCGCCGGCGCGCAGCAGCGGGGTGACTCGGAGAGCACCCAGGTGGTCAACCTCAACCAGCCGCCGCAGTGGGGACCACAACAGTCGCAG is a window of Saccharopolyspora phatthalungensis DNA encoding:
- a CDS encoding S49 family peptidase, with the protein product MDEKAPQKFTDMLTGKLSSKLPGKLAERAERGPVVAVVKLHGVITPTPSPMSRPTISLQTVESALTRAFGHDRLSAVVLSINSPGGAATQSALVADRIRGLAEEKKVPVLAFCEDVAASGGYWLACAADEVYAHPTSMVGSVGVVSASFGLTGLLEKLGVERRVHAAGTHKVRLDPFRPEKDEDVQWLRGLQDELHEQFRDWVRKRRGGKLSDSGEDLFSGEVWTGAKAAELGLVDGLGTLRDIVKERFPDAHLLTVEPRKPLLARLGMASSVRFGRGGADTVLSAVEALEHRAMWNRFGL
- a CDS encoding GAF domain-containing sensor histidine kinase — protein: MLTERTVLTTLAALAVLGMFVLLCRARRVSASVEDATLAALHRVTSAAPYLRAGMTQESADKTAPHLRELLACVAVGIVDADGTLLSWDGEANHHYADLRIKIEQVLRTGKREFLDHGDVTCDQRPCPMRHAVVVPLEVEGENRGALAVIAGGDRKRLLRGAAEVANHVSTQLELAELQESKERLAKAEVRALRAQISPHFIYNALNTIGSLIRTDPEHARDLLQEFADFTRYSFRTTGLYTTLADEIRNIDRYLTLESARFGPDRLNVQLRIAPEVLPVVVPFLALQPLVENAVRHGLANKPGGGTVSVIAKDNGTEALISVDDDGIGMDPELLDAELTNAHLTGAHVGLGNINNRMRATFGNDYGLVVETEKGAGMKVIMRVPKFAPGVRPVPPQSIDESNVGLAAGPHLSR
- a CDS encoding Fpg/Nei family DNA glycosylase: MPELPEVEALAQHLRDNAVGRSVARIDVASMSVLKTASPPWTELHGRAVTGAVRHGKYLDLVCDGLHLVFHLARAGWLRWSDNLSPTPPKPGRGPIALRVHLGGAGFDLTEAGTQKKLAAWVVAAPEEVPGIAKLGPDALSLDVDGLTAVLAGRTERIKTLLTEQSALAGIGNAYSDEILHAAKLSPFATAGKLDAAAIERLRGSMQEILRDAVQRSLKQDAARLKAEKRSGMRVHGRAGLPCPVCGDAVREVSFADRSMQYCPTCQTGGKVLADRRMSRLLK
- a CDS encoding DUF983 domain-containing protein, yielding MNRVVRGSDGREWTIKASLEWSNPIAADEFEHDVNGGSAPAVLMGAVFLFLVVMFVVWTPPEVIVPGWLILLLVVAVLFFPVRWVLRRPWTITAATPGDHDENPPETWVGVVRGFVDVRQEMSLVSRHIELYAEPDMNGGLQPVE
- a CDS encoding RNA polymerase sigma factor gives rise to the protein MGTGRDVVADDQVLLERLRAGDDLAYGDLYRRHAPAVRRFALSMPRQGIDVDDVVAEVFLRTLRAVRAGHGPRDVIRTYLLTVVRRVLGEWSAARRDELMNADELGEYAPRQRDHQFVQAERELLARAFHRLPARWREVLWRTEVEGHRPASLAGQLGLTPNATAVLAHRARRGLREAYRQAADLPVRRAAGCLRRA
- a CDS encoding PPOX class F420-dependent oxidoreductase, which produces MDLDEAREVIGSQHRAVLSTLRADGTPQMTPVLTTTDSSGHVTVSTVAGSAKVRNLRRDPRAWLCVLPDQFFGRWIQVEGTVEIVELPAALPLLEEYYRSISGEHEDWAAYRKSMQEEHRVLLRLTPTRAVDAPTR
- a CDS encoding dodecin, encoding MADHVYRVTEVVGSSKVGVDDAIRRAVNRASQTLRNVDWFEVTNVRGHVEDNELAHYQVTLKIGFRLET
- a CDS encoding type II toxin-antitoxin system Phd/YefM family antitoxin, producing MSYSESRAKYAETLDSVVNDREEIVITRAGHEPVVMVSLDDYQSLKETAYLLRSPENARRLITAIERLESGGGTHHELAE
- a CDS encoding Txe/YoeB family addiction module toxin, coding for MKLIWDELAWADYVWWQTEDRKVLKRVNTLIEDIARNGNEGIGKPEALKHGFQGYWSRRITDEHRLVYKIAGDEIRIATCRYHYEK
- the msrA gene encoding peptide-methionine (S)-S-oxide reductase MsrA, giving the protein MALFGDKTSLIDPAEALPGRATPLPVAEWHAVFPDRRIVPPFPAGYATAVVGMGCFWGAERTFWRTGGVWSTAVGYAGGFTPNPTYEEVCSGLTGHTEAVLVVFDPAAISYQQVLKVFWENHDPTQGMRQGNDIGTQYRSAIYYADDEQRAEAEASAEAFQKALTAAGLGTITTEIAPLQNFYYAETYHQQYLSEAKNPNGYCGLGGTGVQLSDQSGGACPTGLGPLGDEV
- a CDS encoding acyltransferase family protein, with the translated sequence MDDARVVHTRPEWFAEPHHGFAWIRMIGAVLVIYGHSSPLVGTGELFPPEWPLQPDEGVLMGFFAMSGFQITESWVRDPHPVRFAAKRVLRLWPPMLTVSFVMALVVGPMITTLSVGDYFAAHGTWGYIVNNAGMLTLKHELPGVFVHNPWPNAVNGSLWTLPMELLAYGGLYVLLLLGGGKHRYRWLMVVALIGLIAWDRHLEQLPGPESAGSFLSVPIESLVAFLVAFAFGVVLNLYRIPLSPLAAGAGLVVLALMPNSITASFWMAFAVSYAVVVAGHFWPSRLTVPGVWVNGSYGVYVWGFPIQQLLAMAGIANQWLMLICAAPLAYVFGTLSWTFIEEPTMRLRHYVSPEPRKREREPADDFNEIDDSETPDDFDDLDPTDEDEPNELDWPEERLDEPDEFDGAAVGVPSPPRALPRSLPSRNGKVPPEPSTKLTPAHPNPSPAEQTRPAQPRPAQPRPPVRADIPAGPTPRTGTPPRGIGASRSGARRSWIAPDGTPVHNAPRTGASPNGPPPDGGNRSNRADVDGGPRPNGQDGHNGTRLDGLPMNGTQQPLGREYGRTRSPADPPPVRPPAPPPEESVLAKRLSGDLDGGRAPSSRPPGRLSPGRHARPEPPPTPAEETRPVPPYPEAPDHP